From a region of the Triticum aestivum cultivar Chinese Spring chromosome 7D, IWGSC CS RefSeq v2.1, whole genome shotgun sequence genome:
- the LOC123169875 gene encoding peroxidase 1, with product MASATFLILVAAASLLASFAQADLQYGYYNTTCPGVEELVRTELEAIFADDSTLRAGLLRLHFHDCFVRGCDASLMLNSHNGTAEKHADPNLTVRGYEAIEAIKKVVEKACPLVVSCADIMAMAARDAVNFSAGPHYEVETGRRDGNVSMLEEALTNLPPADGNVTVLTQYFAVKNLTMKDMVVLSAAHTIGVTHCSSFSKRLYNFTGAGDQDPSLEPAYGKTLTTKCPTEKMASVVPMDDVTVDKFDLGYYESVYNHRAVLRSDAALLEDSLTGAYVALMNNASSLDTFFADFAVAMINMGRAGVLTGTQGEIRETCGVYVD from the exons ATGGCTTCCGCCACGTTCTTGATCTTGGTCGCGGCGGCGAGCCTCCTGGCCAGCTTTGCGCAGGCCGATTTGCAGTATGGTTACTACAACACGACGTGCCCGGGCGTGGAGGAGCTCGTGCGCACCGAGCTTGAGGCCATCTTCGCCGACGACTCCACCCTccgcgccggcctcctccgcctccacttccacgactgcttcgtccgGGGCTGCGACGCTTCCCTCATGCTCAACTCCCACAACGGCACCGCTGAGAAGCACGCCGACCCCAACCTCACCGTGCGCGGCTACGAGGCCATCGAGGCTATCAAGAAGGTGGTGGAGAAAGCATGCCCCCtcgtcgtctcctgcgccgacatcaTGGCCATGGCCGCGCGCGACGCCGTCAATTTT AGCGCTGGGCCACACTACGAGGTGGAGACCGGGCGCCGCGACGGGAACGTCTCCATGTTGGAGGAGGCCCTCACCAACCTGCCACCGGCCGATGGCAACGTCACCGTGCTCACCCAGTACTTCGCCGTCAAGAACCTCACCATGAAGGACATGGTCGTCCTCTCCG CGGCGCACACGATTGGAGTGACGCACTGCTCGTCCTTCTCCAAGCGGCTCTACAACTTCACTGGAGCCGGCGACCAGGACCCCTCGCTGGAGCCGGCGTACGGGAAGACGCTGACGACCAAGTGCCCAACGGAGAAGATGGCGAGCGTGGTGCCCATGGACGATGTGACGGTGGACAAGTTCGACCTGGGATACTACGAGTCCGTGTACAATCACCGGGCGGTGCTGCGCTCCGATGCCGCGCTGCTGGAGGACAGCCTCACCGGCGCCTACGTCGCGCTCATGAACAACGCCTCCTCTCTCGACACCTTCTTCGCTGACTTTGCCGTCGCTATGATCAACATGGGCAGGGCTGGCGTTCTCACTGGCACCCAAGGCGAGATCAGAGAGACCTGCGGCGTCTACGTCGACTGA